From one Lotus japonicus ecotype B-129 chromosome 3, LjGifu_v1.2 genomic stretch:
- the LOC130747363 gene encoding ATPase family AAA domain-containing protein At1g05910 isoform X2 has translation MYPKRPSQDSPAAGPVRTSDRIKSRPNVYGRPFLYYNSNLRRSRKTKIKTRTAASQIAKILRPGNRKAHDSNNSGSVKGSANLRRSTRKRKANLHFQDFTDSSGEDEDLMRPTYRQLRNRINKVSRNDLMSSKRKRTVETNARPLREGLRPRRSKDAARKQIILESDDEQNLSEDKVEQDEAENGNDVEENDADDGENEDEGDAEGEDEGEDEGDEDGDDEEGEDEGEDEGEEEQDGRRRYDLRNRPDVRRFSMDEGKAQPRSPRRVLHQGMGTKVSRDVRKGGSRVHKRHRSARLEDSDDSLLVDELDQGPAIPWGRGGSRSGPPFLFGGLDTHGTTTWGLNLAASGWGHQADALASLTSGIQTAGPSSKGGADIQPLQIDDSVSFDDIGGLSEYIDALKEMVFFPLLYPDFFASYHITPPRGVLLCGPPGTGKTLIARALACAASKAGQKVSFYMRKGADVLSKWVGEAERQLKLLFEEAQRNQPSIIFFDEIDGLAPVRSSKQEQIHNSIVSTLLALMDGLDSRGQVVLIGATNRIDAIDGALRRPGRFDREFNFSLPGCEARAEILGIHTRKWKHPPSKELKGELAASCVGYCGADLKALCTEAAIRAFREKYPQVYTSDDKFLIDVDSIKVEKYHFIDAMSTITPAAHRGAIVHSRPLSLVVQPCLQRHLEKTMSIISDIFPPVSVASELTKLSMLSYGSAIPLVYRPRLLLCGGEGTGLDHLGPAVLHELEKFPVHSLGLPSLLSDPSAKTPEEALVHIFGEARRTTPSILYISQFDVWWETAHEQLRAVLLTLLDELPSDLPILLLGTTSVTLVEVDEVPTSVFPHRSVYQVNLPSTEDRTLFFDRLIEAAMSVLLEGISKKSQDTRCHSELPKAPKLVSGPKVSELKAKVEAEQHALRRLRMCLRDICNRILYDKRFNAFHFPVSDEDAPNYRSIIQNPMDMATVLQHVDNGHYITCAAFLQDIDLIVSNAKTYNGEDYNGARIVSRACELRDAVQGMLSQMDPALVAYCDKIASEGGPVHLPDELRDSTFPVTPVVQLGTATTRMSARLRHVQPEVNMDKSYEALKRTKKTSDFPAEDKSQEESIPSKSSQEHQTSDMDSERPEPVTIDGNSNGTGTNSFADDSSLNDVTMLDDEFSSQVESVKQHFVKRSENYSLPQLERIYTRIMKGVFETKEKGMNDDDIKTSVVRFLLKFVEDDANF, from the exons ATGTATCCCAAAAGGCCTAGCCAAGATAGCCCTGCTGCTGGGCCGGTGCGCACAAGTGATAGGATCAAGTCGAGGCCAAATGTTTATGGCCGGCCCTTCTTATATTACAACTCAAATCTTAGGCGTTCTAGGAAAACCAAGATCAAGACAAGGACTGCTGCTTCGCAGATTGCTAAGATATTGCGGCCAGGAAATCGGAAAGCACATGATTCAAATAAT TCCGGCTCTGTCAAAGGCTCTGCCAACCTTCGGCGCTCAACTAGGAAGAGAAAAGCTAATTTGCATTTTCAAGATTTCACAGACAGCTCTGGAGAGGATGAAGACTTAATG AGACCCACATATCGACAATTGAGAAACCGGATTAACAAGGTCAGTCGGAATGATTTAATGTCTTCTAAGCGCAAAAGAACAGTGGAGACTAATGCAAGACCTCTACGTGAAGGTTTACGACCTCGTCGTTCAAAGGATGCTGcaagaaaacaaataattttagaGTCAGATGATGAGCAAAACCTTTCAGAAGACAAGGTTGAACAAGATGAAGCAGAAAATGGAAATGATGTCGAGGAAAATGATGCAGATGATGGTGAAAATGAGGATGAGGGAGATGCTGAGGGTGAAGATGAAGGAGAGgatgaaggtgatgaagatggtgatgatgaagaggGTGAAGATGAAGGAGAGGATGAAGGTGAGGAAGAACAGGATGGAAGAAGGCGCTATGATCTGCGAAATCGTCCTGATGTCCGCAGGTTCTCTATGGATGAAGGGAAGGCCCAGCCAAGATCTCCTAGAAGAGTATTGCATCAAGGTATGGGAACTAAGGTCAGCAGGGATGTAAGAAAGGGTGGATCACGAGTTCATAAGCGTCACCGCTCAGctagacttgaagattctgatgacTCCCTTCTCGTGGATGAGTTGGACCAAGGCCCTGCTATTCCATGGGGGCGAGGTGGCAGTAGATCTGGCCCACCTTTTCTTTTTGGGGGCTTGGACACGCATGGAACAACAACATGGGGATTAAATCTTGCTGCATCAGGTTGGGGTCATCAGGCTGATGCTTTGGCTTCTCTAACATCTGGGATTCAAACTGCTGGGCCAAGCTCTAAAGGAGGGGCAGATATTCAACCCTTACAGATTGATGACAGTGTTAGTTTTGATGATATAGGTGGGCTCTCTGAATACATTGATGCTCTAAAGGAAATGGTTTTCTTTCCATTGTTGTATCCAGATTTTTTTGCAAGTTACCACATAACTCCACCTAGGGGTGTGTTGTTGTGCGGGCCCCCTGGCACAGGGAAAACATTAATTGCAAGAGCTTTGGCTTGTGCTGCTTCAAAAGCTGGACAAAAGGTTAGCTTTTACATGCGCAAAGGAGCGGATGTGCTAAGCAAGTGGGTTGGTGAGGCTGAAAGACAGTTGAAACTACTCTTTGAGGAAGCACAAAGGAATCAGCCTTCTATTATCTTCTTTGATGAAATAGATGGACTTGCACCTGTGAGGTCTAGCAAGCAAGAGCAAATTCACAATTCCATTGTGTCCACTTTGCTTGCTTTGATGGATGGTCTTGATTCCCGTGGACAAGTTGTTTTAATTGGAGCTACCAATAGGATTGATGCCATTGATGGAGCCTTGCGACGTCCTGGTAGATTTGATCGTGAGTTTAACTTTTCCTTGCCTGGTTGTGAGGCACGTGCTGAAATATTAGGCATCCATACTCGTAAGTGGAAGCATCCTCCTTCAAAGGAACTGAAAGGGGAGCTTGCAGCTAGCTGTGTAGGTTATTGTGGTGCGGATCTAAAGGCTCTCTGTACTGAAGCTGCCATCCGTGCTTTCCGTGAAAAATATCCACAGGTTTACACAAGTGATGACAAATTTCTCATAGATGTTGATTCTATCAAGGTAgaaaagtatcattttattgaCGCAATGTCTACAATTACTCCTGCTGCTCATAGGGGAGCTATTGTGCACTCTAGGCCATTGTCTCTAGTAGTTCAACCTTGTCTTCAGAGACATTTAGAGAAAACTATGAGCATCATATCTGATATTTTCCCTCCAGTATCTGTTGCATCAGAGTTGACCAAACTTTCAATGCTTTCATATGGGTCTGCAATTCCACTTGTGTATCGGCCTAGACTTCTACTTTGTGGCGGTGAAGGTACAGGGCTG GATCATCTTGGGCCTGCTGTTTTACATGAACTGGAAAAATTTCCTGTACATTCATTAGGACTTCCATCACTTCTGTCAGATCCTAGTGCTAAGACACCGGAGGAGGCATTGGTACATATATTTGGTGAAGCAAGAAGAACAACACCATCAATTCTCTATATATCGCAGTTTGATGTTTGGTGGGAAACT GCTCATGAACAGCTCAGAGCTGTTCTCTTGACTCTTTTAGATGAATTGCCATCTGACTTACCTATCCTACTACTTGGGACAACCTCAGTTACACTTGTGGAAGTTGACGAAGTGCCCACTTCAGTCTTCCCTCATCGCTCAGT TTATCAAGTGAACTTGCCATCTACTGAAGATAGGACTTTATTTTTCGATCGTTTAATAGAAGCTGCCATGTCAGTACTGTTAGAGGGAATCAGCAAGAAATCCCAAGATACAAGATGCCATTCTGAACTTCCGAAGGCTCCAAAATTGGTGAGTGGTCCAAAGGTGTCCGAGCTAAAAGCAAAGGTGGAAGCTGAGCAACATGCACTTCGTAGATTGCGAATGTGTCTTAGGGATATTTGCAACCG GATATTATATGACAAACGATTTAATGCGTTCCATTTTCCAGTGTCTGATGAAGATGCACCTAATTATCGCTCAATCATACAGAACCCAATGGACATGGCTACTGTCTTGCAACATGTTGATAATGGCCACTATATCACATGTGCTGCATTCCTGCAGGACATTGATCTTATTGTTTCCAATGCAAAG ACTTACAATGGAGAGGACTACAATGGTGCTAGGATTGTTAGTAGAGCTTGTGAACTCCGTGATGCG GTGCAGGGGATGCTCTCACAGATGGATCCAGCACTGGTTGCATACTGTGACAAGATTGCTAGCGAAGGTGGTCCAGTTCATTTGCCTGATGAGTTAAGAGATTCTACATTTCCTGTTACTCCTGTGGTTCAACTAGGTACTGCTACTACCAGAATGAGTGCTCGACTTCGTCATGTCCAACCAGAGGTTAACATGGATAAGAGTTATGAAGCACTGAAGCGGACTAAGAAGACAAGCGATTTTCCTGCAG AAGACAAATCACAGGAAGAGTCAATACCATCAAAGTCCTCCCAGGAGCATCAGACAAGTGACATGGATTCTGAACGGCCGGAACCTGTAACCATTGATGGAAATTCAAACGGAACTGGAACAAATAGCTTTGCTGATGATAGCAGCCTTAATGATGTCACAATGCTTGATGATGAATTTTCAAGCCAAGTGGAGTCCGTCAAGCAGCATTTTGTTAAGCGCAGTGAAAATTACAGCCTTCCACAGCTTGAAAGGATTTACACGAGAATCATGAAGGGTGTATTCGAAACCAAAGAAAAAGGAATGAATGATGATGATATTAAAACTTCagttgtgaggtttttgttgaAATTTGTAGAGGATGATGCAAATTTCTGA
- the LOC130747363 gene encoding ATPase family AAA domain-containing protein At1g05910 isoform X1 codes for MYPKRPSQDSPAAGPVRTSDRIKSRPNVYGRPFLYYNSNLRRSRKTKIKTRTAASQIAKILRPGNRKAHDSNNSGSVKGSANLRRSTRKRKANLHFQDFTDSSGEDEDLMRPTYRQLRNRINKVSRNDLMSSKRKRTVETNARPLREGLRPRRSKDAARKQIILESDDEQNLSEDKVEQDEAENGNDVEENDADDGENEDEGDAEGEDEGEDEGDEDGDDEEGEDEGEDEGEEEQDGRRRYDLRNRPDVRRFSMDEGKAQPRSPRRVLHQGMGTKVSRDVRKGGSRVHKRHRSARLEDSDDSLLVDELDQGPAIPWGRGGSRSGPPFLFGGLDTHGTTTWGLNLAASGWGHQADALASLTSGIQTAGPSSKGGADIQPLQIDDSVSFDDIGGLSEYIDALKEMVFFPLLYPDFFASYHITPPRGVLLCGPPGTGKTLIARALACAASKAGQKVSFYMRKGADVLSKWVGEAERQLKLLFEEAQRNQPSIIFFDEIDGLAPVRSSKQEQIHNSIVSTLLALMDGLDSRGQVVLIGATNRIDAIDGALRRPGRFDREFNFSLPGCEARAEILGIHTRKWKHPPSKELKGELAASCVGYCGADLKALCTEAAIRAFREKYPQVYTSDDKFLIDVDSIKVEKYHFIDAMSTITPAAHRGAIVHSRPLSLVVQPCLQRHLEKTMSIISDIFPPVSVASELTKLSMLSYGSAIPLVYRPRLLLCGGEGTGLDHLGPAVLHELEKFPVHSLGLPSLLSDPSAKTPEEALVHIFGEARRTTPSILYISQFDVWWETAHEQLRAVLLTLLDELPSDLPILLLGTTSVTLVEVDEVPTSVFPHRSVYQVNLPSTEDRTLFFDRLIEAAMSVLLEGISKKSQDTRCHSELPKAPKLVSGPKVSELKAKVEAEQHALRRLRMCLRDICNRILYDKRFNAFHFPVSDEDAPNYRSIIQNPMDMATVLQHVDNGHYITCAAFLQDIDLIVSNAKTYNGEDYNGARIVSRACELRDAVQGMLSQMDPALVAYCDKIASEGGPVHLPDELRDSTFPVTPVVQLGTATTRMSARLRHVQPEVNMDKSYEALKRTKKTSDFPAAEDKSQEESIPSKSSQEHQTSDMDSERPEPVTIDGNSNGTGTNSFADDSSLNDVTMLDDEFSSQVESVKQHFVKRSENYSLPQLERIYTRIMKGVFETKEKGMNDDDIKTSVVRFLLKFVEDDANF; via the exons ATGTATCCCAAAAGGCCTAGCCAAGATAGCCCTGCTGCTGGGCCGGTGCGCACAAGTGATAGGATCAAGTCGAGGCCAAATGTTTATGGCCGGCCCTTCTTATATTACAACTCAAATCTTAGGCGTTCTAGGAAAACCAAGATCAAGACAAGGACTGCTGCTTCGCAGATTGCTAAGATATTGCGGCCAGGAAATCGGAAAGCACATGATTCAAATAAT TCCGGCTCTGTCAAAGGCTCTGCCAACCTTCGGCGCTCAACTAGGAAGAGAAAAGCTAATTTGCATTTTCAAGATTTCACAGACAGCTCTGGAGAGGATGAAGACTTAATG AGACCCACATATCGACAATTGAGAAACCGGATTAACAAGGTCAGTCGGAATGATTTAATGTCTTCTAAGCGCAAAAGAACAGTGGAGACTAATGCAAGACCTCTACGTGAAGGTTTACGACCTCGTCGTTCAAAGGATGCTGcaagaaaacaaataattttagaGTCAGATGATGAGCAAAACCTTTCAGAAGACAAGGTTGAACAAGATGAAGCAGAAAATGGAAATGATGTCGAGGAAAATGATGCAGATGATGGTGAAAATGAGGATGAGGGAGATGCTGAGGGTGAAGATGAAGGAGAGgatgaaggtgatgaagatggtgatgatgaagaggGTGAAGATGAAGGAGAGGATGAAGGTGAGGAAGAACAGGATGGAAGAAGGCGCTATGATCTGCGAAATCGTCCTGATGTCCGCAGGTTCTCTATGGATGAAGGGAAGGCCCAGCCAAGATCTCCTAGAAGAGTATTGCATCAAGGTATGGGAACTAAGGTCAGCAGGGATGTAAGAAAGGGTGGATCACGAGTTCATAAGCGTCACCGCTCAGctagacttgaagattctgatgacTCCCTTCTCGTGGATGAGTTGGACCAAGGCCCTGCTATTCCATGGGGGCGAGGTGGCAGTAGATCTGGCCCACCTTTTCTTTTTGGGGGCTTGGACACGCATGGAACAACAACATGGGGATTAAATCTTGCTGCATCAGGTTGGGGTCATCAGGCTGATGCTTTGGCTTCTCTAACATCTGGGATTCAAACTGCTGGGCCAAGCTCTAAAGGAGGGGCAGATATTCAACCCTTACAGATTGATGACAGTGTTAGTTTTGATGATATAGGTGGGCTCTCTGAATACATTGATGCTCTAAAGGAAATGGTTTTCTTTCCATTGTTGTATCCAGATTTTTTTGCAAGTTACCACATAACTCCACCTAGGGGTGTGTTGTTGTGCGGGCCCCCTGGCACAGGGAAAACATTAATTGCAAGAGCTTTGGCTTGTGCTGCTTCAAAAGCTGGACAAAAGGTTAGCTTTTACATGCGCAAAGGAGCGGATGTGCTAAGCAAGTGGGTTGGTGAGGCTGAAAGACAGTTGAAACTACTCTTTGAGGAAGCACAAAGGAATCAGCCTTCTATTATCTTCTTTGATGAAATAGATGGACTTGCACCTGTGAGGTCTAGCAAGCAAGAGCAAATTCACAATTCCATTGTGTCCACTTTGCTTGCTTTGATGGATGGTCTTGATTCCCGTGGACAAGTTGTTTTAATTGGAGCTACCAATAGGATTGATGCCATTGATGGAGCCTTGCGACGTCCTGGTAGATTTGATCGTGAGTTTAACTTTTCCTTGCCTGGTTGTGAGGCACGTGCTGAAATATTAGGCATCCATACTCGTAAGTGGAAGCATCCTCCTTCAAAGGAACTGAAAGGGGAGCTTGCAGCTAGCTGTGTAGGTTATTGTGGTGCGGATCTAAAGGCTCTCTGTACTGAAGCTGCCATCCGTGCTTTCCGTGAAAAATATCCACAGGTTTACACAAGTGATGACAAATTTCTCATAGATGTTGATTCTATCAAGGTAgaaaagtatcattttattgaCGCAATGTCTACAATTACTCCTGCTGCTCATAGGGGAGCTATTGTGCACTCTAGGCCATTGTCTCTAGTAGTTCAACCTTGTCTTCAGAGACATTTAGAGAAAACTATGAGCATCATATCTGATATTTTCCCTCCAGTATCTGTTGCATCAGAGTTGACCAAACTTTCAATGCTTTCATATGGGTCTGCAATTCCACTTGTGTATCGGCCTAGACTTCTACTTTGTGGCGGTGAAGGTACAGGGCTG GATCATCTTGGGCCTGCTGTTTTACATGAACTGGAAAAATTTCCTGTACATTCATTAGGACTTCCATCACTTCTGTCAGATCCTAGTGCTAAGACACCGGAGGAGGCATTGGTACATATATTTGGTGAAGCAAGAAGAACAACACCATCAATTCTCTATATATCGCAGTTTGATGTTTGGTGGGAAACT GCTCATGAACAGCTCAGAGCTGTTCTCTTGACTCTTTTAGATGAATTGCCATCTGACTTACCTATCCTACTACTTGGGACAACCTCAGTTACACTTGTGGAAGTTGACGAAGTGCCCACTTCAGTCTTCCCTCATCGCTCAGT TTATCAAGTGAACTTGCCATCTACTGAAGATAGGACTTTATTTTTCGATCGTTTAATAGAAGCTGCCATGTCAGTACTGTTAGAGGGAATCAGCAAGAAATCCCAAGATACAAGATGCCATTCTGAACTTCCGAAGGCTCCAAAATTGGTGAGTGGTCCAAAGGTGTCCGAGCTAAAAGCAAAGGTGGAAGCTGAGCAACATGCACTTCGTAGATTGCGAATGTGTCTTAGGGATATTTGCAACCG GATATTATATGACAAACGATTTAATGCGTTCCATTTTCCAGTGTCTGATGAAGATGCACCTAATTATCGCTCAATCATACAGAACCCAATGGACATGGCTACTGTCTTGCAACATGTTGATAATGGCCACTATATCACATGTGCTGCATTCCTGCAGGACATTGATCTTATTGTTTCCAATGCAAAG ACTTACAATGGAGAGGACTACAATGGTGCTAGGATTGTTAGTAGAGCTTGTGAACTCCGTGATGCG GTGCAGGGGATGCTCTCACAGATGGATCCAGCACTGGTTGCATACTGTGACAAGATTGCTAGCGAAGGTGGTCCAGTTCATTTGCCTGATGAGTTAAGAGATTCTACATTTCCTGTTACTCCTGTGGTTCAACTAGGTACTGCTACTACCAGAATGAGTGCTCGACTTCGTCATGTCCAACCAGAGGTTAACATGGATAAGAGTTATGAAGCACTGAAGCGGACTAAGAAGACAAGCGATTTTCCTGCAG CAGAAGACAAATCACAGGAAGAGTCAATACCATCAAAGTCCTCCCAGGAGCATCAGACAAGTGACATGGATTCTGAACGGCCGGAACCTGTAACCATTGATGGAAATTCAAACGGAACTGGAACAAATAGCTTTGCTGATGATAGCAGCCTTAATGATGTCACAATGCTTGATGATGAATTTTCAAGCCAAGTGGAGTCCGTCAAGCAGCATTTTGTTAAGCGCAGTGAAAATTACAGCCTTCCACAGCTTGAAAGGATTTACACGAGAATCATGAAGGGTGTATTCGAAACCAAAGAAAAAGGAATGAATGATGATGATATTAAAACTTCagttgtgaggtttttgttgaAATTTGTAGAGGATGATGCAAATTTCTGA